The uncultured Pseudodesulfovibrio sp. genome includes a region encoding these proteins:
- a CDS encoding HDOD domain-containing protein yields the protein MNNDVRQTLREAVKRMPAFPQSMQHILELSGDINCSQKDQVEVIKKDPVFTLKILRLVNSPYFGLSREITSINHASVYLGQNTLKNVALGLAAVDAIPRSAADKLDMGAFWLHSLAVATCAAMLGRKLGVSRDEVSTFFAVGLLHDLGKVVFALYMPEQYESVIRAAAEPGNILHECEREILGATHAEAGGLLAEKWNLPEEMRDTIAAHHSIGEGGSFMLTDCLFAANQISKSLSFGSAWDFHVEPLPSGVQNRLGMTISELIKDMPTLGKEVENARIFVRLGEFR from the coding sequence ATGAACAACGACGTCAGACAGACTTTGCGTGAAGCCGTTAAGCGGATGCCCGCATTCCCACAGAGCATGCAGCATATCCTGGAGCTGTCCGGGGACATCAACTGCTCCCAGAAGGATCAGGTCGAAGTCATAAAAAAAGATCCGGTCTTTACCCTCAAGATATTGCGCCTGGTCAATTCTCCCTATTTCGGTTTGTCCAGGGAGATCACTTCCATCAACCACGCCAGCGTCTACCTTGGGCAGAACACGCTCAAGAATGTGGCCCTCGGCTTGGCTGCGGTAGACGCCATCCCCCGGTCCGCCGCCGACAAGCTGGATATGGGGGCGTTCTGGCTCCATTCCCTGGCCGTTGCCACCTGCGCTGCCATGCTCGGCCGCAAGCTCGGGGTTTCCCGAGACGAGGTATCCACCTTTTTTGCCGTCGGTCTGCTGCATGATCTCGGCAAGGTCGTCTTTGCCCTGTATATGCCGGAGCAGTATGAATCCGTCATTCGCGCGGCAGCCGAGCCGGGGAACATCCTGCATGAGTGCGAGCGTGAAATTCTCGGGGCCACCCATGCGGAGGCCGGCGGGTTGCTGGCCGAGAAGTGGAACCTGCCCGAAGAGATGCGGGATACCATCGCAGCCCACCACTCCATAGGGGAAGGTGGTTCTTTCATGTTGACGGACTGCCTGTTCGCAGCCAATCAGATCAGTAAAAGCCTGTCCTTCGGTTCGGCGTGGGATTTCCATGTGGAACCGCTGCCCTCGGGCGTGCAGAACCGGCTGGGCATGACCATAAGCGAACTCATCAAGGACATGCCGACCTTGGGAAAGGAAGTGGAGAACGCGCGTATTTTCGTCAGGCTTGGGGAATTCCGATGA